One genomic window of Sphingomonas sp. C3-2 includes the following:
- the mnmG gene encoding tRNA uridine-5-carboxymethylaminomethyl(34) synthesis enzyme MnmG, whose amino-acid sequence MQLFDVIVVGGGHAGCEAAAAAARTGARVALVSFRADAIGAMSCNPAIGGLGKGHLVREVDALDGLIGRAADHAAIHYRMLNMSKGAAVQGPRIQADRKRYKAAIQQMLAEQDGLTVIEAEASALRFAEDDSRTVTGLVLGSGETLGAGAVVLATGTFLNAKMFCGESITPGGRIGEEAAQTLGDQLRALELPISRLKTGTPPRLDGRTIDWAALEIQPTDDADWTMSPLSTGRVAPQLFCAITRTNQRTHDIIRASLDRSPLYTGAIGARGPRYCPSLEDKVVRFGDRDGHQIFLEPEGLDDPLVYPNGVSTSLPREIQVDLLRSMKGLEKVEIVQPGYAVEYDHIDPRALESSLAVRGVNGLFCAGQINGTTGYEEAAAQGLVAGLNAARHVGGQGAVIFDRADSYLGVMIDDLVLQGITEPYRMLTARAEYRLRLRADNSATRLTGIGIAAGCVGAARRDWFATREAQRTRAIGSLQQVVSAQRMAESGAKVSADGSKRSLYEWLRFPDVGRADIDRVSDAFADVAADLADEIAEDAHYAPYLARQESEIRELRANDSVRLGEAINYRGIAGLSNEMKERLEAARPETLGAASRVRGITPAALSAILIEARRAASI is encoded by the coding sequence ATGCAGCTTTTCGACGTCATTGTTGTGGGCGGCGGTCATGCCGGATGCGAGGCAGCCGCAGCGGCCGCCCGCACCGGCGCGCGCGTCGCGCTCGTCAGCTTCCGCGCCGATGCGATCGGCGCGATGTCGTGCAATCCCGCCATTGGTGGACTGGGCAAGGGGCATCTCGTCCGCGAGGTCGATGCGCTTGACGGGCTGATCGGGCGCGCCGCCGACCATGCCGCGATCCATTATCGAATGCTCAACATGAGCAAGGGCGCGGCGGTCCAGGGGCCGCGCATTCAGGCCGATCGCAAACGCTACAAGGCCGCTATCCAGCAGATGCTCGCCGAGCAGGACGGGCTGACCGTGATCGAGGCCGAAGCCAGCGCGCTGCGCTTTGCCGAGGATGACAGTCGGACGGTAACAGGGCTGGTGCTCGGCTCGGGCGAAACGCTCGGTGCCGGTGCCGTCGTGCTCGCCACCGGCACCTTCCTCAACGCCAAGATGTTCTGCGGTGAGTCTATCACCCCCGGCGGCCGGATCGGGGAAGAGGCTGCGCAGACTCTGGGCGACCAGCTGCGCGCGCTCGAGCTTCCGATCTCGCGGCTCAAGACGGGGACACCGCCGCGTCTCGATGGGCGGACGATCGATTGGGCGGCGCTCGAGATTCAGCCGACCGATGACGCCGACTGGACGATGTCGCCGCTCAGCACCGGCCGGGTGGCGCCGCAGCTTTTCTGCGCGATCACCCGCACCAACCAGCGGACCCATGATATCATCCGCGCGTCGCTCGATCGCTCGCCGCTCTATACCGGCGCGATCGGCGCGCGCGGGCCGCGTTACTGCCCCTCGCTGGAGGACAAGGTCGTCCGCTTTGGCGACCGCGATGGCCACCAGATCTTCCTCGAACCCGAAGGGCTCGACGATCCGCTCGTCTACCCCAACGGCGTCTCGACATCGCTCCCGCGCGAGATCCAGGTCGATCTCCTCCGCAGCATGAAGGGGCTCGAAAAGGTCGAGATCGTTCAGCCGGGCTATGCGGTCGAATATGACCATATCGACCCGCGTGCGCTTGAATCGTCGCTCGCGGTGCGCGGGGTGAACGGGCTGTTCTGCGCCGGGCAGATCAACGGCACGACGGGCTATGAAGAGGCGGCCGCGCAAGGGCTTGTCGCCGGGCTTAACGCCGCGCGCCATGTCGGGGGGCAGGGGGCGGTGATCTTCGACCGCGCCGACAGCTATCTCGGCGTGATGATCGACGACCTTGTGCTGCAGGGAATCACCGAACCCTACCGTATGCTCACCGCGCGCGCCGAATATCGTCTGCGGCTGCGCGCCGATAACAGTGCGACGCGGCTCACCGGAATCGGGATTGCCGCAGGCTGTGTCGGGGCAGCGCGGCGGGACTGGTTTGCGACCCGCGAGGCGCAGCGTACCCGCGCGATCGGCTCGCTTCAGCAGGTGGTGAGCGCACAGCGCATGGCCGAATCGGGCGCGAAGGTATCGGCCGATGGGTCGAAGCGCTCGCTCTATGAATGGCTGCGCTTCCCCGATGTCGGCCGCGCCGATATCGACCGCGTGTCGGATGCATTCGCCGATGTCGCCGCCGACCTTGCCGACGAGATCGCCGAGGACGCGCATTACGCGCCCTATCTCGCGCGCCAGGAATCGGAGATTCGCGAGCTGCGCGCCAATGATTCCGTCCGCCTCGGCGAAGCGATCAACTATCGCGGCATCGCCGGGCTCTCGAACGAAATGAAGGAACGGCTTGAGGCCGCGCGTCCCGAAACATTGGGCGCCGCCTCGCGCGTGCGGGGGATCACCCCGGCTGCGCTCTCCGCTATCCTGATCGAGGCCCGCCGGGCAGCAAGCATATGA
- the mnmE gene encoding tRNA uridine-5-carboxymethylaminomethyl(34) synthesis GTPase MnmE — protein sequence MTHSIFALSSGAPPAAIAIVRISGPHAADAVRALAGRLPRPRQASLARLCDPADGAVLDQALVLWFPGPATATGEDLAELHLHGGRAVVARVLQVLGRVEGLMPAEPGAFTRRAFENGRMDLAEAEGLSDLLFAETELQRMSAMAMAEGGLSARVRAWQDQLLGISARVEALLDFSDEDDVDEDMGAAKTLSAEIAALSAEIETFLNRPSAERLRDGIRVALAGPPNAGKSTLLNALAGREAAIVSARPGTTRDIIEVPIALAGRPFVFSDTAGLHDATSDEIEIIGMDRARAVIEASDILLWLDEASASPAPDKTIRIHAQADREGREAAPADADIAISARTGAGMDALVDQLTTRADALLPRPGELALNARQRNLLAACCTTLEGSNDLLILAENLRYARGALDRLTGRAGTEDMLDALFGRFCIGK from the coding sequence ATGACGCACAGCATCTTTGCCCTGTCGAGCGGCGCGCCGCCCGCCGCCATCGCGATCGTCCGGATCAGCGGGCCGCACGCCGCCGATGCGGTCCGCGCGCTCGCCGGCCGTTTGCCGCGCCCGCGTCAGGCGAGCCTGGCACGGCTCTGCGATCCCGCCGACGGTGCCGTGCTCGATCAGGCGCTGGTGCTCTGGTTTCCGGGGCCGGCGACCGCGACCGGCGAGGATCTGGCCGAGCTGCATCTGCACGGCGGCCGGGCCGTGGTGGCGCGTGTGCTCCAAGTGCTTGGCCGGGTCGAGGGGCTGATGCCCGCCGAGCCCGGTGCCTTTACCCGGCGCGCGTTTGAAAATGGCCGGATGGATCTCGCCGAGGCCGAAGGCTTGTCCGATCTGCTCTTCGCCGAAACCGAGCTGCAGCGCATGAGCGCGATGGCGATGGCCGAAGGCGGGTTGAGCGCGCGCGTGCGCGCGTGGCAGGATCAGTTGCTCGGGATCTCTGCGCGGGTCGAGGCGCTGCTGGATTTTTCCGACGAGGATGACGTCGACGAGGATATGGGCGCGGCGAAGACGCTCTCCGCCGAGATCGCGGCACTGTCCGCCGAGATCGAAACCTTCCTCAACCGACCCTCGGCCGAGCGGCTGCGCGATGGCATTCGCGTCGCGCTCGCCGGTCCGCCCAATGCGGGCAAGTCGACCTTGCTCAACGCGCTCGCCGGGCGCGAGGCAGCGATCGTCTCGGCGCGGCCGGGGACGACGCGCGACATTATCGAGGTGCCGATCGCGCTTGCCGGGCGTCCCTTCGTGTTCAGCGATACCGCCGGACTTCATGACGCCACCAGCGACGAGATCGAGATCATCGGCATGGACCGCGCGCGCGCGGTGATCGAGGCGAGCGATATCCTGCTCTGGCTCGACGAGGCATCGGCCTCGCCCGCGCCGGACAAGACGATACGCATCCACGCCCAGGCCGATCGCGAAGGGCGCGAAGCGGCGCCCGCCGATGCCGATATTGCGATTTCGGCGCGGACAGGGGCGGGGATGGACGCGCTCGTCGATCAGCTCACCACCCGCGCCGATGCGCTGCTCCCGCGCCCGGGCGAGCTGGCGCTCAACGCCCGCCAGCGCAACCTGCTCGCCGCGTGCTGCACCACGCTTGAGGGCAGCAACGATCTGCTCATCCTCGCCGAAAATCTGCGCTATGCGCGCGGCGCGCTCGATCGCCTCACCGGCCGCGCAGGGACCGAGGACATGCTCGACGCGCTTTTCGGACGCTTCTGCATCGGCAAATAG
- a CDS encoding DUF6489 family protein: protein MKVNVEIDCTPEEARRFMGLPDLSPVHEKYVAGLVDALGGKAINPELIEQLMRNWTPMGEAGMNLWRDLLGQIGGTRK from the coding sequence ATGAAGGTGAATGTCGAGATCGATTGCACGCCGGAAGAAGCCCGCCGTTTCATGGGCTTGCCGGATCTGTCGCCGGTTCATGAAAAATATGTCGCGGGGCTGGTCGATGCGCTGGGCGGCAAGGCGATCAATCCCGAGCTGATCGAGCAGCTGATGCGCAACTGGACCCCGATGGGGGAGGCGGGGATGAATCTCTGGCGCGATCTGCTCGGCCAGATCGGCGGTACGCGGAAATAA
- a CDS encoding methylated-DNA--[protein]-cysteine S-methyltransferase — MSYAPDHARIATPIGMITICGTADNLSAITIESGIGEGEVQSRAPAVMAAVAQLRAYFEGRLQHFDLPLLPLTTPRGEALRASIAAIGYGETMSYGALAASIGSSPRAIGQACARNPYPIIIPCHRVLGAGGALGAYSAGAGPDTKQQLLIHENPNFAKGTLWAL, encoded by the coding sequence ATGTCCTATGCCCCCGACCATGCCCGGATCGCAACGCCCATCGGCATGATCACGATCTGCGGCACGGCCGACAACCTCTCCGCGATCACGATAGAGTCCGGAATCGGCGAAGGCGAGGTGCAATCGCGGGCGCCTGCCGTCATGGCGGCCGTGGCGCAGCTGCGCGCCTATTTCGAGGGGCGGCTGCAGCATTTCGACCTGCCGCTCCTCCCGCTCACCACGCCGCGCGGCGAAGCGCTGCGCGCCAGCATCGCCGCCATCGGCTATGGCGAGACGATGAGCTACGGCGCGCTAGCAGCCAGCATCGGCTCGTCGCCCCGCGCGATCGGGCAGGCCTGCGCGCGCAATCCCTATCCGATCATCATCCCCTGCCACCGCGTGCTCGGCGCGGGCGGCGCGCTTGGCGCCTATAGCGCGGGGGCTGGGCCCGACACCAAGCAACAGCTACTCATCCACGAAAACCCCAACTTTGCGAAAGGCACCCTATGGGCATTATGA
- a CDS encoding dienelactone hydrolase family protein — protein MTTVETLHHDGSFQAYVAEPAGTPKAAIVVIQEIFGVNPGIRAKCDEWAAQGYLAIAPDLFWRLRPGIELDPDVEAQFQEALGLFGQFDQDKGIEDIEATIRFAREKSGGLKVGCTGYCLGGRLAFMTATRTDIDASVGYYGVGIDGLLGEKHAISRPVMLHVPTADHFVDADAQKRMHDGLDDHPKVTIHDYQGLDHGFATQMGNRRHEEGAQLADGRTAAFFAENLA, from the coding sequence ATGACCACAGTCGAAACCCTTCATCACGACGGCAGCTTCCAGGCCTATGTCGCCGAACCGGCGGGCACGCCCAAGGCGGCAATCGTCGTGATTCAGGAGATCTTCGGCGTGAACCCCGGAATCCGCGCCAAGTGCGACGAATGGGCGGCGCAAGGCTATCTCGCCATCGCGCCCGATCTGTTCTGGCGCCTGCGCCCCGGAATCGAGCTCGATCCCGATGTCGAGGCGCAATTCCAGGAAGCGCTGGGCCTGTTCGGCCAGTTCGATCAGGACAAGGGAATCGAGGATATCGAAGCCACGATCCGCTTTGCACGTGAAAAGAGCGGCGGGCTCAAGGTCGGCTGCACCGGTTACTGCCTTGGCGGCCGGCTTGCCTTCATGACGGCGACGCGCACCGACATCGATGCCTCGGTTGGCTATTACGGCGTTGGAATCGATGGCCTTCTTGGCGAAAAGCACGCCATCTCGCGCCCCGTGATGCTGCACGTGCCGACCGCCGATCATTTCGTCGACGCCGATGCGCAAAAGCGCATGCACGACGGGCTCGACGATCACCCCAAGGTGACGATCCACGACTATCAGGGCCTCGACCACGGCTTTGCCACCCAGATGGGCAATCGCCGCCACGAGGAAGGCGCGCAGCTGGCCGATGGCCGCACCGCCGCCTTCTTCGCCGAGAATCTCGCTTGA
- a CDS encoding quinone oxidoreductase, translated as MSEHYRLVIRQPGGPEAIEREVFDLPPVPGPGEVRIRNRAIGLNFIDVYHRMGLYPLPYPAGLGREAAGVVEALGPGVSGFAVGDRVGYLFAPGGTYATHSIAAADSLIRLPDEISDEMAAAALLKGLTSWMLIEKCARVAAGQAVLVHAAAGGVGSIAVQWLKAIGAVAIGHAGNDAKAARAKALGADHVLSGDFAALAASVRALTDGRGVSAVLDGVGRDSWQASLDSLARRGTMVSFGNASGPAPAIEPLELSRRGSLMLTRPTLGDFMVDPVERQQGADALFGHIKSGAVTIEIGQRFPLAAAAEAHRALEARETTGSTILLP; from the coding sequence TTGAGCGAGCATTACCGCCTTGTGATCCGCCAGCCCGGCGGGCCCGAAGCGATCGAGCGGGAGGTGTTCGACCTCCCGCCCGTTCCGGGGCCCGGCGAGGTGCGGATTCGCAATCGCGCGATCGGGCTCAACTTCATCGACGTCTATCACCGCATGGGGCTCTATCCCCTGCCCTATCCCGCCGGGCTCGGCCGCGAGGCGGCGGGTGTGGTCGAAGCGCTCGGACCCGGTGTCTCGGGTTTCGCGGTAGGCGACCGGGTCGGCTATCTGTTCGCCCCGGGTGGCACCTATGCCACGCACAGCATCGCCGCCGCCGACAGCCTGATCCGCCTGCCCGACGAGATTTCGGACGAAATGGCCGCAGCCGCGCTCCTGAAGGGGCTGACCAGCTGGATGCTGATCGAGAAATGCGCGCGCGTGGCGGCGGGACAGGCGGTGCTCGTCCATGCAGCCGCCGGCGGCGTGGGCAGCATCGCGGTGCAGTGGCTGAAGGCGATCGGTGCGGTCGCGATCGGCCATGCGGGCAATGACGCCAAGGCGGCACGCGCCAAGGCGCTGGGCGCCGACCATGTGCTGAGCGGCGATTTCGCCGCGCTGGCTGCATCCGTACGCGCGCTTACCGATGGTCGGGGCGTCTCTGCGGTGCTCGACGGTGTCGGGCGCGACAGCTGGCAGGCCTCGCTCGACAGCCTTGCGCGTCGTGGAACCATGGTCAGCTTCGGCAATGCCAGCGGCCCTGCCCCGGCGATCGAGCCGCTCGAACTCAGCCGGCGTGGATCGCTGATGCTCACCCGCCCCACGCTCGGCGATTTCATGGTCGATCCCGTCGAACGCCAGCAAGGCGCCGATGCGCTGTTCGGACATATCAAGAGCGGCGCGGTGACGATCGAGATCGGCCAGCGTTTCCCGCTGGCGGCGGCCGCAGAGGCACACCGGGCGCTTGAGGCACGTGAGACCACCGGATCGACGATCCTGCTGCCCTGA
- a CDS encoding YjbE family putative metal transport protein (Members of this highly hydrophobic protein family,regularly are found preceded by the yybP-ykoY manganese riboswitch (see RF00080). A metal cation transport function is proposed.), with protein MHELIAMTSAAAAAGAGLGSPADIWQHILNDLSNIGSPAALAAFGQVLLIDLVLAGDNAIVVGALAAGLPAEQRRKVIMIGIIAALVLRIGFALVVSWLLGIIGLIFAGGLLLLWVAWKMYRELHPVTAGNAGSPEVEGDENSGIAPAKSFAAAAWAVAVADVSMSLDNVLAVAGAAREHPGILVIGLILSVALMGIAANIIAKYIERYRWIAYVGLAVIVYVAIKMIYQGIVDPDVGLMVLTANF; from the coding sequence ATGCACGAACTCATTGCCATGACGTCGGCCGCCGCTGCGGCGGGGGCCGGGCTCGGATCACCTGCCGATATCTGGCAGCATATCCTCAACGATTTGTCGAATATCGGCTCGCCCGCGGCGCTGGCGGCGTTCGGTCAGGTTCTGCTGATCGATCTCGTCCTTGCAGGCGACAATGCGATCGTGGTCGGCGCGCTGGCAGCGGGGCTTCCCGCCGAACAGCGCCGCAAGGTCATCATGATCGGTATCATCGCGGCGCTGGTGCTGCGGATCGGCTTTGCGCTGGTCGTCAGCTGGCTGCTCGGCATTATCGGGCTGATCTTCGCGGGTGGTCTGCTCCTCCTCTGGGTGGCGTGGAAAATGTACCGCGAACTTCATCCCGTGACGGCCGGCAATGCCGGTTCGCCCGAGGTGGAGGGCGACGAAAATAGCGGTATCGCGCCGGCCAAGAGCTTTGCCGCCGCCGCCTGGGCGGTTGCGGTTGCCGATGTGTCGATGAGCCTCGACAATGTGCTCGCGGTGGCGGGCGCCGCGCGCGAGCATCCGGGCATTCTCGTCATCGGCCTCATCCTCTCGGTCGCGCTCATGGGTATCGCGGCGAACATCATCGCCAAATATATCGAGCGTTATCGCTGGATCGCTTATGTCGGCCTGGCCGTGATCGTCTATGTCGCGATCAAGATGATCTACCAAGGGATCGTTGATCCCGATGTCGGGTTGATGGTGCTGACCGCCAACTTCTGA
- the rho gene encoding transcription termination factor Rho produces the protein MHLKDLKKKSPAELVELAEKLGVESASTLRKQDLLFAILKVEAENGTQIMGMGTIEVLQDGFGFLRSPDANYLAGPDDIYVSPNQVRKFGLRTGDTVEGEIRGPKDGERYFALTKLVSVNFDDPDAVRHRVNFDNLTPLYPEQKLVLDTLDPTVKDKSARVIDIVAPQGKGQRALIVAPPRVGKTVLLQNIAKAITDNHPEVFLIVLLIDERPEEVTDMQRSVNGEVISSTFDEPAQRHVQVAEMVIEKAKRLVEHKKDVVILLDSITRLGRAYNTVVPSSGKVLTGGVDANALQRPKRFFGAARNIEEGGSLSIIATALIDTGSRMDEVIFEEFKGTGNSEIVLDRKVADKRIFPALDVGKSGTRKEELLVDKAKLSKMWVLRRILMQMGTIDAMEFLLDKMKDSKTNEDFFDSMNQ, from the coding sequence ATGCATTTAAAAGATCTCAAGAAGAAGTCGCCCGCCGAGCTGGTTGAGCTGGCCGAAAAGCTGGGTGTTGAAAGCGCATCGACCCTGCGCAAACAGGATTTGCTGTTCGCGATCCTGAAGGTGGAGGCCGAGAACGGTACCCAGATCATGGGTATGGGCACGATCGAGGTGCTCCAGGACGGCTTCGGCTTCCTGCGCAGCCCCGATGCCAATTATCTCGCCGGCCCCGACGACATTTATGTCTCGCCCAACCAGGTCCGCAAGTTCGGCCTGCGCACCGGCGACACCGTCGAAGGCGAAATCCGCGGCCCCAAGGACGGCGAACGCTATTTCGCGCTGACCAAGCTCGTCTCGGTCAATTTCGACGATCCCGACGCCGTGCGCCACCGCGTCAACTTCGACAACCTCACCCCGCTCTACCCCGAGCAGAAGCTGGTGCTCGACACGCTCGACCCGACCGTCAAGGACAAGTCGGCGCGCGTGATCGATATCGTCGCGCCGCAGGGCAAGGGCCAGCGCGCGCTGATCGTCGCACCGCCCCGCGTCGGTAAGACCGTGCTGCTGCAGAACATCGCCAAGGCGATCACCGACAACCACCCCGAAGTGTTCCTGATCGTCTTGCTGATCGACGAACGCCCCGAGGAAGTGACCGACATGCAGCGTTCGGTGAACGGCGAGGTCATTTCCTCGACCTTCGACGAACCCGCGCAGCGCCACGTCCAGGTCGCCGAAATGGTGATCGAAAAGGCCAAGCGCCTCGTCGAGCACAAGAAGGACGTCGTGATCCTTCTGGATTCGATCACCCGTCTCGGCCGCGCCTACAACACCGTGGTGCCCTCGTCGGGCAAGGTGCTGACCGGCGGTGTCGACGCCAACGCGCTCCAGCGCCCCAAGCGTTTCTTCGGTGCCGCGCGCAATATCGAGGAAGGCGGTTCGCTTTCGATCATCGCGACCGCGCTCATCGATACCGGCAGCCGCATGGACGAAGTGATCTTCGAAGAATTCAAGGGCACCGGTAACTCGGAAATCGTGCTCGACCGCAAGGTTGCGGACAAGCGCATCTTCCCGGCGCTCGACGTCGGCAAGTCGGGCACCCGCAAGGAAGAACTGCTGGTCGACAAGGCGAAGCTGTCGAAGATGTGGGTGCTGCGTCGCATCCTCATGCAGATGGGCACCATCGATGCGATGGAGTTCCTGCTCGACAAGATGAAGGATTCGAAGACCAACGAAGACTTCTTCGATTCGATGAATCAGTAA
- a CDS encoding CopD family protein, with protein MMEGFLGNLWLWVKAAHIIFAIFLMAGLFMMPRFFIYHQEAPVGSPEDARWIERERRLKNIILNPSLIVVWVLGIVLALNGGMFSQGWFHAKLLFVLLLSGYHGWTVGYAKKLARGERAFSDKKLRMWNEVPGVAAAVIVILAVVRPF; from the coding sequence ATGATGGAAGGTTTTCTGGGCAATCTATGGCTGTGGGTGAAGGCCGCGCACATCATCTTCGCCATCTTCCTGATGGCGGGGCTGTTCATGATGCCGCGCTTCTTCATCTATCATCAGGAAGCCCCTGTCGGCTCGCCCGAGGATGCGCGCTGGATCGAGCGGGAGCGCCGGCTGAAGAACATCATCCTGAACCCTTCGCTCATCGTCGTCTGGGTGCTCGGGATCGTGCTCGCGCTGAATGGCGGCATGTTTTCGCAAGGCTGGTTCCACGCCAAGCTGCTTTTTGTGCTGCTGCTCAGCGGCTATCATGGCTGGACGGTCGGCTATGCGAAAAAGCTGGCGCGCGGCGAACGCGCCTTTTCGGACAAGAAGCTGCGCATGTGGAACGAAGTGCCCGGTGTTGCCGCCGCGGTGATCGTGATCCTCGCGGTCGTTCGTCCCTTCTGA
- the hemE gene encoding uroporphyrinogen decarboxylase yields the protein MTDRHASVRPLLAVLRGTRQPVPPVWLMRQAGRYLPEYRALREQKGGFLELATDSETAAEITLQPIRRFGFDGAILFSDILMIPHALGQDLRFEAGEGPRLSPPLVDHALAALTPVMERLEPVYETVRRVRADLPAQTTFLGFAGSPWTVATYMVAGQGSREQGETRRYAYRDPQAFEAIINAIADSTVDYLAKQIEAGVDAVQLFDSWSGSLSPAQFERWVIAPTVRIVDALRQRHPDTPIIGFPKGAGGKLPAYARETGVNAVGLDETVDPVWAAANLPANLPVQGNLDPLALIAGGSALESAVARILDALGDRPHIFNLGHGILPDTPIAHVEQLLGLVRRGA from the coding sequence CTGACCGACCGACACGCTTCCGTTCGCCCATTGCTCGCCGTGCTCCGGGGGACCCGCCAGCCCGTGCCTCCTGTCTGGCTCATGCGCCAGGCCGGGCGTTACCTTCCCGAGTATCGCGCGCTTCGCGAACAAAAGGGCGGCTTCCTCGAACTGGCGACCGACAGCGAGACCGCGGCCGAGATCACCTTGCAGCCGATCCGCCGCTTCGGCTTTGATGGCGCGATCCTGTTTTCCGACATTCTGATGATCCCCCATGCGCTGGGTCAGGATCTGCGTTTCGAGGCGGGCGAGGGGCCGCGTCTGTCGCCCCCGCTCGTCGATCATGCGCTGGCGGCGCTCACCCCGGTGATGGAGCGGCTGGAACCGGTCTATGAAACGGTGCGGCGGGTACGCGCCGATCTGCCCGCGCAGACGACCTTTCTGGGCTTTGCCGGAAGCCCCTGGACCGTGGCGACTTATATGGTGGCCGGGCAGGGCAGCCGAGAGCAGGGCGAAACCCGACGCTATGCCTACCGCGATCCCCAGGCGTTCGAAGCGATCATCAACGCCATCGCCGACAGCACGGTCGATTATCTGGCCAAGCAGATCGAAGCGGGCGTCGATGCGGTCCAGCTGTTCGACAGCTGGTCGGGCAGCCTGTCGCCCGCGCAGTTCGAACGCTGGGTCATCGCCCCCACGGTCCGGATCGTTGATGCCTTGCGCCAGCGCCATCCCGACACCCCGATCATCGGCTTTCCGAAGGGGGCGGGGGGCAAGCTTCCAGCCTATGCCCGCGAAACCGGGGTGAATGCCGTCGGGCTCGATGAAACGGTCGATCCGGTCTGGGCGGCGGCGAACCTGCCGGCCAATCTGCCGGTGCAGGGCAATCTCGATCCGCTCGCGCTTATTGCCGGTGGTTCGGCGCTCGAAAGTGCCGTCGCCCGCATCCTGGATGCGCTGGGCGATCGACCGCACATCTTCAACCTGGGCCATGGAATCCTGCCCGACACGCCGATCGCGCATGTCGAACAGCTTCTCGGCCTTGTCCGCAGGGGGGCATGA
- a CDS encoding pyruvate, water dikinase regulatory protein, whose protein sequence is MTRLHLHLLSDSTGETLENIAKAALAQFDGVETIKHFWPMVRSEGHLDRILVDIAQNPGLVLFTLVNIDIRRKLEGRCRALGLPMVAALDPVTDALSNLLGQQAKARPGRQHTLDAAYFARVDAIQFTIAHDDGVNWENWEEADILLAGVSRCSKTPTSIYLANRGFKTANIPIVVESPPPDKLYSLRNPLVVGLTASTDRLVQVRRNRLLSLNQAPETDYVDQDAVTREIAFARRMFADNGWPVIDVTRRSIEETAAAIINLYNERNGAREIA, encoded by the coding sequence ATGACCCGTTTACACCTTCATCTCCTGTCCGATTCCACCGGCGAAACCCTGGAAAACATAGCAAAAGCGGCGCTAGCGCAATTCGATGGCGTCGAAACGATCAAACATTTCTGGCCGATGGTCCGGTCCGAAGGACACCTCGATCGGATCCTTGTCGACATCGCGCAGAACCCCGGACTCGTCCTCTTCACGCTGGTGAACATCGATATCCGGCGCAAGCTTGAAGGGCGCTGTCGCGCGCTTGGGCTGCCGATGGTCGCCGCCCTCGATCCGGTCACCGATGCGCTGTCCAACCTGCTTGGTCAGCAGGCCAAGGCGCGGCCCGGGCGACAGCACACGCTCGACGCCGCCTATTTCGCGCGGGTTGATGCGATTCAGTTCACCATCGCGCATGACGACGGCGTGAACTGGGAGAATTGGGAAGAGGCGGACATCCTGCTCGCGGGCGTGTCGCGCTGTTCGAAAACGCCGACCTCGATCTATCTCGCCAATCGCGGATTCAAGACCGCCAATATCCCGATCGTCGTTGAATCGCCGCCGCCCGACAAACTCTATTCGCTGCGCAATCCGCTCGTCGTCGGGCTCACCGCGAGCACCGACCGGCTGGTCCAGGTCCGCCGCAACCGGCTGCTCTCGCTCAATCAGGCGCCCGAGACCGATTATGTCGATCAGGATGCCGTCACCCGCGAAATCGCCTTTGCCCGCCGGATGTTCGCCGATAATGGCTGGCCGGTGATCGACGTCACCCGCCGCTCGATCGAGGAAACCGCCGCGGCGATCATCAACCTCTATAATGAGCGCAACGGCGCCCGGGAAATCGCATGA